In Chelonia mydas isolate rCheMyd1 chromosome 10, rCheMyd1.pri.v2, whole genome shotgun sequence, a single window of DNA contains:
- the LOC102937054 gene encoding acyl-coenzyme A synthetase ACSM3, mitochondrial isoform X1, which translates to MKFLLKLQIFNSIWTPKSPCRFFSKHCRGFAPQNISGNESPSLYKELPEHFNFASDVLDKWSQMEKNGERASSIPALWWVGNQGNEVRWGFEELGFLSRKAANVLSDACGLKKEDRVIVMLPRIPEWWLITVGCMRTGIIYIPATTQLTANDILYRLQASKAKCIITNDILAPAVDSVVSKCQFLKTRLMVSEGSRDGWLDFKELLKAARGDHDTVKTKSQEAMTIYFTSGTTGYPKMVEHSHSSFGIGMTSTGRLWFDLNPSDILWGLSDPGWVKFAYGSLFSTWIHGACIFTHSMLQFEATTVLNCLSRFPITSFCGTPTAYRMLVQHDLTSYKFKSLKHCLSGGEPLNPEVVERWKSKTGIDICEGYGQTETVLICAVFKGMKIKPGAMGKAAPPYDVQIIDENANILPPGKEGDIAIRIKPTRPFCLFSHYVDDPEKTAASERGDFYITGDRGIVDEDGYFWFVGRADDIILSSGYRIGPFEVENALIEHPAVTEAAVVSSPDPIRGEVVKAFVIPSPDFASHDPEKLTKELQEHVKKVTAPYKYPRKVEFVQQLPRTISGKIRRKELRNKEWGRT; encoded by the exons ATGAAGTTTTTACTTAAACTCCAGATTTTTAACTCTATTTGGACCCCAAAGTCACCTTGTAGATTCTTCAGCAAACATTGCCGAGGATTTGCCCCTCAAAATATCTCTGGCAATGAATCACCGAGCCTCTATAAAGAGTTGCCAGAGCACTTTAATTTTGCAAGTGACGTTTTGGACAAATGGAGTCAAATGGAAAAG AATGGAGAGAGAGCTTCCTCCATCCCAGCCCTCTGGTGGGTAGGTAATCAAGGCAATGAGGTAAGGTGGGGTTTTGAGGAGCTGGGATTTCTATCCAGGAAAGCAGCCAATGTACTCTCTGATGCATGTGGTCTGAAAAAGGAAGACAGAGTTATAGTGATGCTACCCCGGATACCAGAATGGTGGTTGATAACAGTGGGCTGCATGAGAACAG GAATTATCTATATTCCAGCAACAACCCAGCTGACAGCTAATGACATTCTCTATAGACTCCAGGCTTCTAAGGCTAAATGCATCATTACCAATGATATACTGGCACCTGCAGTGGACTCAGTTGTGTCCAAGTGCCAGTTTCTAAAAACCAGGCTAATGGTATCTGAAGGCAGCAGGGATGGATGGCTGGACTTCAAGGAACTACTCAA AGCTGCACGTGGTGATCATGACACTGTTAAGACAAAGAGTCAAGAAGCAATGACTATCTACTTTACCAGTGGAACCACAGGTTACCCCAAAATGGTGGAGCATTCTCACAGTAGTTTTGGTATTGGAATGACTTCGACTGGAAG GCTTTGGTTTGATTTGAATCCCTCTGACATACTGTGGGGCCTGTCTGACCCAGGCTGGGTAAAATTTGCCTATGGCAGTCTCTTTTCTACATGGATTCATGGAGCGTGTATCTTTACACACAGCATGCTGCAGTTTGAGGCAACAACTGTCCTGAAT TGTCTATCCAGATTTCCTATAACTTCTTTCTGTGGTACACCAACTGCTTATCGCATGCTGGTGCAGCATGATCTTACCAG CTACAAGTTCAAGAGCCTGAAGCACTGCCTAAGTGGGGGTGAGCCACTCAACCCTGAAGTGGTGGAGAGATGGAAAAGCAAAACAGGGATCGATATCTGTGAAGGATATGGCCAAACTGAAACA gTTTTGATATGTGCAGTTTTCAAAGGGATGAAAATTAAACCTGGTGCTATGGGAAAGGCAGCTCCACCTTATGATGTGCAG ATAATAGATGAAAATGCTAATATTCTGCCTCCTGGGAAAGAAGGAGATATTGCTATCAGAATCAAACCAACAAGGCCATTTTGTCTTTTCTCTCACTACGTG GATGATCCAGAGAAAACTGCTGCATCAGAACGTGGGGATTTTTATATCACAGGAGACAGGGGCATTGTAGATGAAGATGGATACTTCTGGTTTGTTGGAAGAGCTGATGACATCATTTTATCTTCTGG GTATCGTATTGGACCATTTGAAGTAGAAAATGCCTTGATAGAGCACCCGGCAGTAACAGAAGCAGCTGTTGTCAGCAGCCCAGATCCCATCAGAGGAGAG GTGGTGAAAGCCTTTGTTATTCCGTCTCCTGACTTTGCATCACATGATCCAGAAAAATTAACTAAGGAGCTGCAAGAGCATGTCAAAAAAGTTACTGCACCATACAAGTATCCCAGAAAG GTGGAATTTGTTCAACAGCTACCAAGGACAATCTCTGGGAAAATCCGAAGGAAGGAATTAAGGAATAAAGAGTGGGGGAGAACTTAG
- the LOC102937054 gene encoding acyl-coenzyme A synthetase ACSM3, mitochondrial isoform X2, producing MKFLLKLQIFNSIWTPKSPCRFFSKHCRGFAPQNISGNESPSLYKELPEHFNFASDVLDKWSQMEKNGERASSIPALWWVGNQGNEVRWGFEELGFLSRKAANVLSDACGLKKEDRVIVMLPRIPEWWLITVGCMRTGIIYIPATTQLTANDILYRLQASKAKCIITNDILAPAVDSVVSKCQFLKTRLMVSEGSRDGWLDFKELLKAARGDHDTVKTKSQEAMTIYFTSGTTGYPKMVEHSHSSFGIGMTSTGRLWFDLNPSDILWGLSDPGWVKFAYGSLFSTWIHGACIFTHSMLQFEATTVLNCLSRFPITSFCGTPTAYRMLVQHDLTSYKFKSLKHCLSGGEPLNPEVVERWKSKTGIDICEGYGQTETVLICAVFKGMKIKPGAMGKAAPPYDVQDDPEKTAASERGDFYITGDRGIVDEDGYFWFVGRADDIILSSGYRIGPFEVENALIEHPAVTEAAVVSSPDPIRGEVVKAFVIPSPDFASHDPEKLTKELQEHVKKVTAPYKYPRKVEFVQQLPRTISGKIRRKELRNKEWGRT from the exons ATGAAGTTTTTACTTAAACTCCAGATTTTTAACTCTATTTGGACCCCAAAGTCACCTTGTAGATTCTTCAGCAAACATTGCCGAGGATTTGCCCCTCAAAATATCTCTGGCAATGAATCACCGAGCCTCTATAAAGAGTTGCCAGAGCACTTTAATTTTGCAAGTGACGTTTTGGACAAATGGAGTCAAATGGAAAAG AATGGAGAGAGAGCTTCCTCCATCCCAGCCCTCTGGTGGGTAGGTAATCAAGGCAATGAGGTAAGGTGGGGTTTTGAGGAGCTGGGATTTCTATCCAGGAAAGCAGCCAATGTACTCTCTGATGCATGTGGTCTGAAAAAGGAAGACAGAGTTATAGTGATGCTACCCCGGATACCAGAATGGTGGTTGATAACAGTGGGCTGCATGAGAACAG GAATTATCTATATTCCAGCAACAACCCAGCTGACAGCTAATGACATTCTCTATAGACTCCAGGCTTCTAAGGCTAAATGCATCATTACCAATGATATACTGGCACCTGCAGTGGACTCAGTTGTGTCCAAGTGCCAGTTTCTAAAAACCAGGCTAATGGTATCTGAAGGCAGCAGGGATGGATGGCTGGACTTCAAGGAACTACTCAA AGCTGCACGTGGTGATCATGACACTGTTAAGACAAAGAGTCAAGAAGCAATGACTATCTACTTTACCAGTGGAACCACAGGTTACCCCAAAATGGTGGAGCATTCTCACAGTAGTTTTGGTATTGGAATGACTTCGACTGGAAG GCTTTGGTTTGATTTGAATCCCTCTGACATACTGTGGGGCCTGTCTGACCCAGGCTGGGTAAAATTTGCCTATGGCAGTCTCTTTTCTACATGGATTCATGGAGCGTGTATCTTTACACACAGCATGCTGCAGTTTGAGGCAACAACTGTCCTGAAT TGTCTATCCAGATTTCCTATAACTTCTTTCTGTGGTACACCAACTGCTTATCGCATGCTGGTGCAGCATGATCTTACCAG CTACAAGTTCAAGAGCCTGAAGCACTGCCTAAGTGGGGGTGAGCCACTCAACCCTGAAGTGGTGGAGAGATGGAAAAGCAAAACAGGGATCGATATCTGTGAAGGATATGGCCAAACTGAAACA gTTTTGATATGTGCAGTTTTCAAAGGGATGAAAATTAAACCTGGTGCTATGGGAAAGGCAGCTCCACCTTATGATGTGCAG GATGATCCAGAGAAAACTGCTGCATCAGAACGTGGGGATTTTTATATCACAGGAGACAGGGGCATTGTAGATGAAGATGGATACTTCTGGTTTGTTGGAAGAGCTGATGACATCATTTTATCTTCTGG GTATCGTATTGGACCATTTGAAGTAGAAAATGCCTTGATAGAGCACCCGGCAGTAACAGAAGCAGCTGTTGTCAGCAGCCCAGATCCCATCAGAGGAGAG GTGGTGAAAGCCTTTGTTATTCCGTCTCCTGACTTTGCATCACATGATCCAGAAAAATTAACTAAGGAGCTGCAAGAGCATGTCAAAAAAGTTACTGCACCATACAAGTATCCCAGAAAG GTGGAATTTGTTCAACAGCTACCAAGGACAATCTCTGGGAAAATCCGAAGGAAGGAATTAAGGAATAAAGAGTGGGGGAGAACTTAG